One stretch of Clostridium estertheticum DNA includes these proteins:
- a CDS encoding ABC transporter ATP-binding protein, giving the protein MGSYTSLFKLKPYIKKCKFWFLGGILGMILCSAIYMPIPYLMGYIIDNILLKHRSYNELYKLIMILALFYILIYVISIYSKKLFIKIENFVVNDIRMSLMDKIIDLPMSFLSKTEKGYVLSRISECSNIGKLFSPTFISVVLTVFDLIFALIMMFALNFKLTIVALFLIPIYYFTVKSSSKHLTESTKILLETSAILSGETYEVLNGIEEIKILNGKETQLIKFKNKIEAVVKSGIKQSKQFLLFVENIALVNNLATLMILLCSGVLILKGELTIGIYTAFATYMGKVVGSTMAFANLGMTLKPVCVSIERIQEFLDLTDENENRPEIIEDSIQTINIKNLSFKYEANGQNIINKLNFIINKGDKLFLKGENGTGKSTLIKIILGLYDPSEGEIFINDKKYSKLDKKSIRKRIGVVSQSIFLFKGSVLENILYGQVDKSKQDIINLIKEYNLGKYIDSFDKGLETEISQNGTGMSGGQTQIIAFLRATIAKKDIIILDEATSNLDKETREVIHGLLKEKDISNIMIVISHQEEGLEFTNKTLCMNK; this is encoded by the coding sequence ATGGGAAGTTATACTAGTTTATTTAAATTAAAACCCTATATTAAAAAGTGCAAATTTTGGTTTTTGGGTGGAATCTTAGGAATGATTCTTTGTTCAGCTATTTATATGCCTATACCATATTTGATGGGGTATATAATAGATAATATTCTACTAAAGCATAGGAGCTATAATGAATTATACAAACTTATTATGATTTTAGCTTTATTTTATATATTGATATATGTGATATCCATATATTCTAAAAAGCTTTTTATAAAAATTGAGAACTTTGTAGTAAATGACATTAGAATGTCACTGATGGATAAAATAATTGATTTACCTATGAGCTTTTTATCTAAAACTGAAAAAGGTTATGTATTAAGCAGAATTTCTGAGTGCTCAAATATAGGCAAATTGTTTTCGCCTACCTTTATAAGTGTTGTTTTAACAGTTTTTGATTTGATATTTGCACTTATAATGATGTTTGCTTTAAATTTCAAGTTAACTATTGTAGCGTTGTTTTTGATCCCAATATATTATTTTACAGTAAAATCTTCATCAAAACATTTGACTGAAAGCACAAAAATACTGTTAGAAACTTCAGCAATTTTAAGTGGTGAAACTTACGAAGTTTTAAATGGTATAGAGGAGATAAAAATATTAAATGGTAAGGAAACTCAATTAATCAAATTTAAAAATAAGATAGAAGCTGTGGTGAAGAGTGGGATAAAGCAAAGTAAGCAATTTCTACTTTTTGTGGAGAATATTGCTTTAGTAAATAATTTAGCTACACTAATGATATTGTTATGTTCTGGTGTATTAATTTTAAAGGGTGAATTAACTATTGGGATATATACAGCTTTTGCAACCTATATGGGTAAGGTGGTTGGAAGTACAATGGCTTTTGCCAATTTGGGCATGACATTAAAACCAGTATGTGTTAGCATTGAAAGAATTCAAGAATTTTTAGATTTAACAGATGAAAATGAGAATAGACCTGAAATAATAGAGGACTCTATTCAAACAATTAATATTAAAAACTTAAGCTTTAAATATGAGGCTAATGGACAAAATATTATTAATAAGTTGAATTTTATCATTAATAAAGGAGACAAGCTTTTCTTAAAAGGAGAAAATGGTACAGGTAAATCTACATTAATAAAAATCATTTTGGGTTTGTATGACCCTTCAGAAGGAGAAATCTTTATTAATGATAAGAAATATTCTAAGTTAGATAAAAAAAGTATAAGAAAAAGAATAGGAGTTGTGTCTCAAAGCATATTTTTATTTAAAGGAAGTGTTTTGGAGAATATTTTATATGGACAAGTTGATAAAAGCAAACAGGACATAATTAATTTAATTAAAGAATATAACTTAGGAAAGTACATAGATAGTTTTGATAAAGGTTTGGAAACTGAAATCAGTCAAAATGGTACAGGAATGTCAGGTGGTCAAACTCAAATTATTGCATTTTTAAGAGCTACGATAGCTAAAAAAGATATTATTATATTGGATGAAGCTACTTCAAATCTGGACAAAGAAACCAGAGAAGTTATTCATGGATTACTTAAGGAAAAGGATATTTCCAATATCATGATTGTTATCTCACATCAAGAAGAAGGCTTAGAATTTACTAATAAAACGCTTTGCATGAACAAATAA
- a CDS encoding peptidase domain-containing ABC transporter has translation MIKILKCKIPFIKQTTNTECGSACLTMILNYYGNHVEIHKISEECGMNRNGITIKTLKKVAKDYGLDCKAYKINSLNSLNDLNHDIILPSIVLIRENHFIILENIVNKRYFIIDPNGGRKILNEEDMKKVFLGFLVVLKPNNTFIQNKNKNKWNTMVETLRKQKSNLCYITILSLVIQMFILCIPFIIQHLIDNIILKQTINIVNRISILNLTIITVYGIVSYIRKQYIIKFQTILYGDITKEFIKKFLNLPMNFFELRATKDLKTLLNNINIISENISNFVTTMIPDTFMIFILMVIMITKSIKLSLIVIFLAIMKYTLFYLASKKLKNKCGGFEGNIQSYLVECLNRINLIKYTGMEENIFASCNNIFNNDIKMSNKKSKIKSFIESTTVSIRITMPIVILCFGVSDVIKGTLSIGSLLGFILIVIIFLCTMESLVSNIQKIRISRSIIDKFDEVMNYKEYEQNTHKEKIETIKTLEFEKVYFSYNKFSDSILKNISFKFNEGEKVAIIGATGAGKTTLTKLILGFYKANSGNIKINGIDINSLNMTTLRRNIGIVLQESYFFNDTIRNNIDISGNLQLEDIRNAAKKVCIDDEFMRLPLKYNTFIGEAGKNISGGQRKRIAIARALVNKPSIVIFDEALSELGEVTEKQICENLNNLKITQVFITQKLSTIKDADKIIVMDNGEIIKEITYEKLISKNAYCKSYKSEQ, from the coding sequence TTGATAAAGATTTTAAAATGTAAAATTCCATTTATTAAACAAACAACCAATACTGAATGTGGATCAGCATGTCTTACTATGATATTAAATTATTATGGTAACCATGTTGAAATACATAAAATAAGTGAAGAATGTGGTATGAACAGAAATGGAATTACTATCAAAACATTAAAAAAAGTAGCTAAGGATTATGGGTTAGATTGTAAAGCTTATAAAATAAATAGTTTAAATAGTTTAAATGATTTAAATCATGATATTATTTTACCAAGTATAGTATTAATAAGAGAAAATCATTTCATCATACTTGAAAATATAGTAAATAAAAGGTATTTTATAATAGACCCTAACGGTGGAAGAAAAATACTTAATGAAGAAGATATGAAAAAGGTATTTTTAGGTTTTTTGGTTGTATTAAAGCCTAATAATACATTTATACAAAATAAGAATAAAAATAAATGGAATACAATGGTTGAAACACTAAGAAAGCAAAAAAGTAATTTATGTTATATTACTATTCTTTCATTAGTGATTCAAATGTTTATCTTATGTATACCATTTATAATTCAACATTTAATAGATAATATAATTTTGAAACAAACTATTAATATAGTTAATAGAATAAGTATTTTAAATTTAACAATTATTACAGTATATGGAATAGTGTCATATATAAGGAAACAATATATAATTAAATTTCAAACCATTTTATATGGTGATATAACAAAAGAATTTATAAAAAAATTCTTAAATCTTCCTATGAATTTTTTTGAATTAAGGGCTACAAAAGATTTAAAAACTTTATTGAATAATATAAATATAATAAGTGAAAATATTTCTAATTTTGTTACAACTATGATTCCGGATACATTTATGATTTTTATACTTATGGTAATTATGATTACAAAATCTATTAAACTATCATTGATAGTAATTTTTCTTGCAATAATGAAATATACATTATTTTACTTAGCTTCGAAAAAGTTAAAGAATAAATGTGGAGGGTTTGAAGGCAATATACAAAGCTATTTAGTTGAATGTTTAAATCGTATAAATTTAATTAAATATACTGGTATGGAGGAAAATATTTTTGCTAGTTGCAATAACATATTTAATAATGATATAAAGATGTCTAATAAAAAAAGTAAAATTAAGAGTTTTATTGAAAGTACAACTGTAAGTATTCGCATAACTATGCCTATAGTTATACTTTGCTTTGGGGTTAGTGATGTTATTAAAGGTACATTATCAATAGGAAGTCTTTTAGGATTTATTTTAATTGTAATAATATTTCTATGTACTATGGAATCTTTAGTTAGCAATATACAAAAAATTCGAATTTCAAGATCAATTATTGACAAGTTTGATGAAGTAATGAACTATAAAGAATATGAACAAAATACCCATAAAGAGAAAATAGAAACAATAAAAACATTAGAGTTTGAAAAGGTGTATTTTTCCTATAATAAGTTTAGTGATTCAATTTTAAAAAATATATCTTTCAAATTTAATGAAGGAGAAAAAGTAGCTATAATAGGAGCGACCGGAGCAGGAAAAACGACTTTAACAAAATTAATACTAGGATTTTATAAAGCCAATAGCGGAAATATAAAGATTAATGGTATTGATATAAATAGCCTTAATATGACAACGTTAAGAAGAAATATAGGAATAGTTCTTCAGGAATCATATTTTTTTAATGATACTATTAGAAATAATATTGATATTTCAGGAAACTTACAATTAGAAGATATAAGGAATGCTGCTAAAAAAGTATGTATTGATGATGAATTTATGAGACTTCCATTGAAGTATAATACATTTATAGGCGAGGCAGGTAAAAATATATCTGGAGGACAAAGAAAAAGAATTGCTATAGCTAGAGCACTTGTAAATAAACCTTCTATAGTAATATTTGATGAAGCTTTAAGTGAACTAGGTGAAGTTACAGAAAAACAAATATGTGAAAATTTAAATAATTTAAAAATAACACAAGTATTTATAACACAAAAATTATCAACTATAAAGGATGCTGACAAAATTATAGTTATGGATAATGGTGAAATAATTAAAGAGATAACTTATGAGAAATTAATTTCCAAAAATGCTTATTGTAAATCATACAAAAGTGAGCAGTAG